The DNA region CCAGATTGAAGCGGGTGTAAAAGAAGAACATGCCCGCGGCCACGATGATGAGCGGGACGATCATGGGCGAGAGCAGCAGGGCAGTGATCAAACGCCTGTAAGGCATGTGTTCGCTGGCCAGGCCGACCGCCGCAAGCGTACCGAGCGTGGTGGCGATCAGGGTGGCGAAAATGCCGATGAAAAAGCTGTTGCGTATCGCCATGAGCCAGTTCTGGCTGTGGAAAATGGCGGCATACCACTTGAGCGAATAGGCGTCAGGGTCCAGACGCAGCATGCCCTCGGTGAAGCTGAAAAACGGTTCGGCGTTGAAAGACAGCGGAATAATCACCAGTATGGGCAATATCAGGAAGAACAACACCGCCCAGGCGGTCAGTTTGAGCCCATAGGCGCCCAGCTTATGCCGCCAGGTGTAGTACGCCGGATATGCCTCCATGCCTGTCATCCCAATTTGATGTTGCGCGCGCCGATCAGGCGGTCGTAAATCCAGTACAGGATCAAGATAAGCACCAGCAGCAGTGTGCCCAGCGCCGCCGCCAGGCCCCAGTTGTTGGACCGCTGCATGTGGAAGGCGATGATGTTGGAAATCATCTGCCCGTCCGTCCCGCCTACCAATGCCGGGGTGATGTAGTAGCCCACCGAAATAATGAACACCAGCAGCGAGCCGGCGCTCAGGCCGGGCAGCGTCAGCGGCATGAAGACGCGCAGGAAAGCCGACCAGGGGCGACTACCCAGCGACAACGCTGCGCGCACATAGGTGGGGTCGATGCCGCGCATGACGCTGTACAGCGGCAGGATCATGAAGGGCAGCAAGATGTGCGTCATGGAGATGATGGTGGCGTCGCGGGTATACAGGATTTCCAGTGGAGCGCTGGTCAGGCCTACGGCCTGGAATACGGAATTGACTACGCCGTTGGTCTGCAGCAGGGCGATCCACGCTGTCGTGCGCACCAGCAAAGACGTCCAGAAGGGCAGCAGCACCAGTACCATCAGCATGCCCGCCACGCGGCGTGGCGCATGCGCCAGGTAATACGCCAGGGGATAGCCCAGCAAGATGCATAGCACCGTAATGGCCAGCGCAATGCCCAGTGTCTTGCTGTAAAGCTGCAGATAGATGCGGGCGGATTCCCGAACGTGGATCTCGCCCTGGGGGCTGCGGTCCAGATCGAGCGCCGTCAGGTAGTGCGTGTCGGTGTAGGCGCGGCCTACTGTCTTGATGGCGTGCCATATTTGCGGCTGACCCCAGCGCGGATCGGCATCGCGCAATAGCTGCACGCTGCCGGACGCCAGTTGCTCGCCCTGTGCGTTGCGCATCTTGCGCGCGGTGGAGTTGATCAGGCTGGAAGCGCCGGGATGGGCGCGGTTGACCGCTGCCGCCAAAACCCCGGCCTGCCGGTTGGTCGCAAGCTGCTTGAGCTCACCGGCCATGGCGCTGAACGCCTCCGGGTCCGGTAGCTCGGTGGTTGTCCAGTCGGACAGCGCCTCGACCGTCTTGGGTATGAGCTCGACGACGGTCGGGTTGTAGACGCTGCGGTAAAGCATGGTGGCGATAGGTGCCACAAAAGCAAAGAAAATGAAGGCCAGCAAGGGCACCACCAGCAGCAGGCTGATGCGCCGGCGGCGACGCAGTTCGCGCCGTTCCGCCTGCACCTCGCCCGCCGACGGGGCGTTGTCGGCGTGCAGTGCGCTGCTGTGGTGGAGCGAGTCCTGGCCGGCCGTCATCTTTACTTAAGGAGCCACTCGTTGAACTTCTCGCCCAGGGTTTCACCGTAATCGGCCCAGAAGATGCCATCGGCCTTGATGCCCTTGTCCACGTGTGTGCTGGGCAGATGGTCGATGACCGCCTTGTCGACCAAAGCCATGGAAGACTTGCGCGGAGGGCCGTAGGCCACATCCTGGAATCCGGCCAGCGCCTTGGTGCTGGTGGTGTAGGCGACGAACTTCAGGGCTTCTTCAAGCTTGGGTGTGCCCTTGACGATGCCCCAGGCATCCAGGTCGAACAAGTTGCCGTCCCAGACGATGGTAAATGGCTTGCCCTCGCGCTTGATGGCGTCAAAGAAGCGCCCATTGGCCGATTGCACCATGATGGCGCCGCCGTCATTGAGCAGTTGTGGTGCTTGCGACCAGCTGTCGAACCAGACGATATCGTTCTTGATGGTGTCCAGTTTGGCGAAAGCGCGCGCCTGGCCTTCTGGTGTTGCCAGCACTTTGTAGACGTCAGCCTCGGGTACGCCGTCAGCCAGTAGCGCCCATTCCAGGTTCACTTGAGCACGTTTGCGCAGGGCACGCTTGCCCGGAAACTTCTTCAGATCGAAGAGGTCTTCGATGGTGGAGGGTGCCTTGTCGCCTATGGTTTTGTTGTTATAGGCGTAGACCGTGCTCCAGACGATTTCGCCCACACCGCATTCATTTTGCAGCGCGGCCGGAATGAAATCTTCTTCAGCCGGTGTGCCATCGGCGCCGTCCAACAGGATGTCGCGCGGTATGACTTCAAGCAGCCCTTCGGCGCAGGCGCGCTCCAGATCGATGGTCTCGATATCGACGACATCCCATTGAATCTGTCCGGCCTCGACCTGGGCCTTGATTTCGGCCACGCCGCCGGTATAGTTTTCGAACAGTATCTTGGTGCCGGTTTCAGCCATGTAGGGATCGATCTGGTGCACCTGCTGAGCGGCGCCGTAAGCACCGCCAAACGACACGACGGTAAGCGTTTGCTGCGCCTGGGCAGGGGCGCCCAAGGCCAGGCCCAGCACTAATGATGGGCCCAACAGCTTCGTGAATGTTTTCATTGCTATTCTCCTCGGACTGGGTGTGTGTGACTTTTGAATGCGTAGCAGTCCCCGGCGGTCCAGCCCAGGGTTGCGGATTGCCCCTCTGTGAACTCGGGGGCTTTGGTGTCGTTCAGCGTTTTGATGGTGACATGGCTGCCATCGGAAAGCTTGAAGTAGTAACGAATGAAGTCGCCCACGTAATGACGCGCCACGAAATGCGCCGCCACCCGGTTGCCATCGGGCTGCCCATCCGTGATGATGCTGAGCTTCTCGGGGCGTATGGACACGATGCAGTGCTGGTCGTCTGCCTCGCAGTTGCCATTATTGGCCATGACCTCTGTGCCGCAAGCCATGC from Pollutimonas thiosulfatoxidans includes:
- a CDS encoding ABC transporter permease; the protein is MEAYPAYYTWRHKLGAYGLKLTAWAVLFFLILPILVIIPLSFNAEPFFSFTEGMLRLDPDAYSLKWYAAIFHSQNWLMAIRNSFFIGIFATLIATTLGTLAAVGLASEHMPYRRLITALLLSPMIVPLIIVAAGMFFFYTRFNLVGSFAGIIIAHAALGVPFVIITVTATLAGFDRTLYQAGLSMGASPLKVFRDVVIPLIRPGVISGALFAFVTSFDEIVLVLFLAGPEQGTIPRQMFAGLREQINPTILAVATLLIVVSILFLATLEFLRRRSERIRAGALS
- a CDS encoding ABC transporter permease; this translates as MTAGQDSLHHSSALHADNAPSAGEVQAERRELRRRRRISLLLVVPLLAFIFFAFVAPIATMLYRSVYNPTVVELIPKTVEALSDWTTTELPDPEAFSAMAGELKQLATNRQAGVLAAAVNRAHPGASSLINSTARKMRNAQGEQLASGSVQLLRDADPRWGQPQIWHAIKTVGRAYTDTHYLTALDLDRSPQGEIHVRESARIYLQLYSKTLGIALAITVLCILLGYPLAYYLAHAPRRVAGMLMVLVLLPFWTSLLVRTTAWIALLQTNGVVNSVFQAVGLTSAPLEILYTRDATIISMTHILLPFMILPLYSVMRGIDPTYVRAALSLGSRPWSAFLRVFMPLTLPGLSAGSLLVFIISVGYYITPALVGGTDGQMISNIIAFHMQRSNNWGLAAALGTLLLVLILILYWIYDRLIGARNIKLG
- a CDS encoding ABC transporter substrate-binding protein; this encodes MKTFTKLLGPSLVLGLALGAPAQAQQTLTVVSFGGAYGAAQQVHQIDPYMAETGTKILFENYTGGVAEIKAQVEAGQIQWDVVDIETIDLERACAEGLLEVIPRDILLDGADGTPAEEDFIPAALQNECGVGEIVWSTVYAYNNKTIGDKAPSTIEDLFDLKKFPGKRALRKRAQVNLEWALLADGVPEADVYKVLATPEGQARAFAKLDTIKNDIVWFDSWSQAPQLLNDGGAIMVQSANGRFFDAIKREGKPFTIVWDGNLFDLDAWGIVKGTPKLEEALKFVAYTTSTKALAGFQDVAYGPPRKSSMALVDKAVIDHLPSTHVDKGIKADGIFWADYGETLGEKFNEWLLK